From a single Cyclobacterium marinum DSM 745 genomic region:
- a CDS encoding FecR family protein gives MDKEKIKRFLNGLSSKEEELEIAKWLEENNSNKEINTIFEDSWEESGNTIHADTSKKHLWEKIDQKTGNKTNVKKGQRKFSFLKSAAVWLLLAGFLVLSAKVVWENNKEEGEQVVLTEWVEKSVPSGEKLLLTLPDKSKVLVNSNSKIKFPTSFEKNSREVYLEGEAFFEVKKDSDRPFFVFSGELTTEVLGTSFNINSRLERTKIALLEGKVKVKNGTEEAFLSPGEMVDDGFNGSGKLEVTSFIYAKEMGWKDGQIKFRKKPLKAILQQLEDWYGVKFEHEKNINLDRTVTGTFQNDNLDNLLSGLGFTMNFNHTIDNKYVKLNSN, from the coding sequence TTGGACAAAGAAAAAATAAAACGTTTCCTGAATGGTTTATCTTCTAAAGAGGAAGAATTAGAAATAGCCAAATGGTTAGAAGAGAACAATTCAAATAAAGAAATCAATACAATATTTGAGGACTCTTGGGAAGAGTCGGGAAATACCATCCATGCTGATACAAGCAAAAAGCACCTATGGGAAAAAATTGATCAAAAGACCGGAAACAAAACCAATGTCAAGAAGGGTCAACGTAAATTTTCATTTTTAAAATCAGCTGCCGTTTGGTTACTATTAGCAGGCTTCTTAGTGTTATCTGCCAAGGTTGTTTGGGAAAACAACAAGGAAGAAGGTGAGCAGGTGGTCCTAACGGAATGGGTTGAAAAATCTGTTCCATCCGGAGAAAAATTACTTTTAACCTTACCAGATAAAAGCAAGGTATTGGTGAACAGTAACTCTAAAATTAAATTCCCCACATCATTTGAAAAAAATTCAAGAGAGGTCTATTTAGAAGGTGAAGCATTTTTTGAAGTGAAGAAGGATAGTGACAGACCATTTTTTGTTTTTTCCGGAGAACTTACTACGGAGGTGTTGGGAACAAGCTTTAATATTAATAGTCGATTAGAGCGTACCAAAATAGCTTTATTGGAAGGCAAAGTAAAGGTGAAAAATGGTACTGAAGAGGCTTTTTTATCACCGGGTGAAATGGTGGATGATGGCTTCAATGGCTCCGGAAAATTGGAAGTAACATCATTTATATATGCCAAGGAAATGGGATGGAAAGACGGTCAAATAAAATTCCGAAAAAAACCGCTTAAAGCTATCTTACAGCAGCTGGAGGATTGGTATGGGGTGAAATTTGAACACGAAAAAAATATCAATTTAGACAGAACTGTCACAGGAACATTTCAAAATGATAATTTGGATAATTTACTATCCGGATTAGGCTTTACCATGAACTTCAACCACACGATTGATAATAAATATGTGAAACTTAATTCTAATTAG